In the Zingiber officinale cultivar Zhangliang chromosome 5A, Zo_v1.1, whole genome shotgun sequence genome, TGTGTTTCATTTACGCAACTCTTCCAAATCGTCTACTCTAATCTATTAAGATTAGGGTAATCGACTAGCTTAAGCAATTAGGAATTATTCTATTTTTGAACAGAATGTCTCTTAATCTACTGAGTCAATCACTTAAGCttcgaacagaagcattctgttcaaaGCAAAATGACACCGAAAGTGATTGATTCAATCGCTTACGATTTCCTAATCGATTACTGTAATCGATTAGGAAACTTTCTGTTTCAAACAGAAGGTTTGTTAAGCGATTGGCTCAATCTCTTAACACCCTCTTAATCAATTAAGCATTTTTTCTTAATTGATTAGCACACTTTGCTTTATATGATTATCAATTACCTTGCCAAGAATCTTATtctcgacctccttggacttcttTTGCCTTACATCTGGTCTTCCGACCTGTAAGAGCTTCTCCAGTACCAAAGATCTGGTCCCCtgacctccttggacttctcttgccttgcatccgatctTCCGACCTGTAAGAGTTTTCTTGCCAGGAATCTGGTCCTCAATCTTCTTAGTCCTATAAACTCAAACTCATATTAAATCCAATgtattagcctaaacttaaataattgtcaatcatCGAAATTTCTTTCTTAGGACATGATTACACCAACAAATCTAAGGATTTTAACATGGAGAAACTTATCCAGACCAAACGAGGGGATATTACTCCTTTCAGAGTAGGACTGCaacatcatcttgactttgaccaccacatCACCTTTTGGGTCCATCCGTCATAACCCGTATCAATAACGATTATTGATTTTGTAACAAACATAGTGTTGGATCGAGTTGCATGtgagaggaggggggtgaatcatgtggttttgaaaaacttgtctttttcatttttaaaacaaagtatgcagcggaaaagaagTAAACAAAAACGAAAGAGACACGAACACAagcatttttacttggttcggagccttcagtgactcctactccaagacttagGTCTCACGAATCTATtgataggtaatccactaaaatacttcTTCTGGTACCTCtggaagagggaatcaagtacaaaGAAAGTCAGAATAAGTGCAACACACTGTACTTATgcttttgcaataattaagtataCAAATGAAAGTTTACCAAACATTCTTTCGAAGATGGTTGGCTTGAGCTCAGTGTTTGGGCTGCTTCTTAGCGGTAGACAAGCGTAGCAACATCGCAGCAAAGTTGTAGCAGGAAGCCAAAGCGTTCGGAAGTCCAATCGGAAACACAAATGCTCGTATTAGTGAGTTGTCTAATGGCTGGGGCGAGCACTCCTTTTATTgagcatagaaggcgccttcaaaggccttgaaggcgcctccaatgtggaaAGTCTAATCTCAAACAACCTGGTCCTTATCTTTGACGAAATATGAACTTTGTTCTGCGAAAGGAGCCTTCCATGCACCAAATGCGCCTTCTATAAACAGTGTCAAGATGTCTTGcaatgcttgaaggcaccttccatgaaggtGTCTTCTATCCCATGTGATCCTgttcggaatctgagtcagacgaagatCGGCTGAGATGTCACTAGCGTTAACAGAGAGGTGACTTGGACATCCCTACGTATATGCCCGGGAAAACGGACCCCTGCATGGGACTGATGGGAGGCGGTGACTAAGCCGACGGTACataggctctgcgcacactcagataagcacacggaacgttagaaatcagaaaccagggaaaagtcCCCGACGCAGGCCCTCTGACAGTCAAGtcagtgttggtgcaggaagcatccgatgatcgaacctgagttttgataatggcaaagggttcaaagttaagcttacttgttatctaatgtatttgattgagtatttcaggaaagtcctaactgcggttaggcaggtgaaaaatcctagggggtgataaccctaggtcatagggggtggtgaccctatgcggaaagtcttggtgggtcgaagcttcgggcaaaaaccctaggttaaaatcctggtatcgtgaaccgggtagaagtctggaaggGTCAAGGACCGGATGTCCAGCATAAAGACCAGAAGcaacggacgctgagcaaaagtccagtcggtctgcaAGACCAAActagcaaaaggtaaatctcctgagtggagtaggtgagggcgcattccccgcagagggaacagtaggcgtcgggtcgacctagggtttccggttggaaatccgaagtcagactcggacagtccggagactgtcattatatcatgttatcatatttactgttgttttgtgctaactttgttttgcatggtaagtgtttgggactaacacttttgcaggaccaaaggagcacaagttaacctcggatgaacagtgtccgaggcgcctccatggagcttggaggcgcctcgagtgcgagccgaagccagctgtccagaagggttggaggcgccttgaacaggtggtttaaggcgccttggacactgatgaaggcgccttaagctggataagaggcagcggtcaaagcttcatcgcaGAATTATTTACGGGATAATACTTggggattcaaggcgccttggagcctgatagaggcgccttgaatacTCTTTATAAGGGGATTTCGACCAGCAGCTGAAAAAACTTACTCCAAGTGATTCCTTTGCatatagctgctaacgacacgatccagaagtactgcaacaacctcccgacgacccggagctctgtttcttcttccttagttgtcggtataaagttgttattatactttcattgtaattagtttgtaattcttatcgagcttatagttgttgcccacggaaagcgatcaaggatcacgggccttcgagtaggagtcgatcaaggctccgaacgaagtaaattccactgtgtctctgtgtttctttattccgctgcgtgtttttaactcccatagttttacgaatcgaacgaaatagccacgagcgctattcaccccccccccctctagcgcgtctcaatccaacagtcaggtacttttccccaaaagaacagtgtacgaaggaaaaaaaactgtagaagacaagtgtgaatgtgcgagagagcgtacctgctcaagggagatGACCTCTTTTTTATATGACCATGCGTACCTCTGGAGTCtgaccgatgtcagagaatgttgGATGTCAGGCCTGTCGAGTGATGGAGGACGTATGACACCCTCTTATGGACTgaaagaaggttccattcgcGGATGACAGCAGAcccttggaatattccctgacatatgaCAGCTATTTTCTGACaggcggttacgattccctgacattgTTGTCGCCTAGTGTCTTCTGTCCCTCCCGGGTTTAGCTATGGGCAGCTCAAGATGACTGTTACAGTGTGGCGCTTGGTCCGAGTCTTGATGAGGGAGACAAGCTATGACTAGGGTCCCCTCCTTCACGCTTGGAGTACTGGAAGGGCCGACCGGGAGTTGTCTTACTAAAAGTATCAAGCCTGTCTATGTCGATCGGGTTGAGAAAACCAGACCGATCGGGGAAGGTCAGGCCTTACTCCAGGCTAGGTCTCATGTCTTTGATCTAAGATCTTGACCCGTCAGTACCCGATTGAGAATTATGGGGCTGATGACATCAAGCAGTCTACCTCCACTACAAAAAAACTGTAATTTAGGgacaaatttagggacgaattttcccaaaattttcgtcgcaaaatttTGTGACGAAAATATAGTCGTCGCAAATTAATCATTGCCacattttgcaacgaaaataaaatattcgtcccaaattttgcaacgaactaCAATTTTCGTCACAAATTTTGTTGCAAATCTACACTGCATAGTGTcttcaaatttgggacgaaaatagattttcgtcccaaattagggacaaatTCTGGTTTgttccaaatttgggacgaatttcagttcgtcccaaaattcgagTTCCCGGTTCATTCAATTTCGGGACGAaattattcgtcccaaattcGGGACGAACagatattcgtcccaaattcGGGACGAAAAATATTTGACCCGAATTCGGGACGAAAAAAATTCGTCCCGAAAATTCGTCCCGAATTCGGGACGAACCAAATTTCGTCCCGAATTATCCCTAAATTTTggtaaatcaaaataaatcagaTTTTGGAACGAacccaaatttcgtcccaaattagtGACGAActttagattcgtcccaaattagggacaaaatcgggttcgtcccaaatttggaacGAActcaaattcgtcccaaaatttgtcccaaaataCAATAACCAGCAACCAAACATTTTTCATTTCTTCATCCTAttttacatatcaaatacattcaAATATTTATACACATCCAAACAAACATTCAAACAACAAACATTCAAACAACTTCACATCCAAACATTCAAACAACTTCACATCCAAACAttcaaatatttataccaaactTCAACACACATCATATTTATACACCTCCAAACTACATACAAATATATCAACTCATAATATTTACACATCCAAACTAACATTCAAATATATCAATTCAACAAACATCATATTTACACATGAAAACAAGAACTAGTTTGGTTCAACAACTCATAATCCAAATAACAAATACATctaagcataaaataaaatactaatcgtCATGCTCTGGGAGCTTTATGCACCTTCTTCCATGCTTCGTTCTCCTTTTCCTACATCAAATTACAAATGAATAACTAACATttataacaatatatatatagatcTAAAACATACATCAATGATATCATATTGAAATAAGACATCTAAAACTTATGCAACTAACAAGTTAAATATTgtcttgttttaaaaaaaaactaagaaaattaacgattctataataaagaaaattaactacaacataaatgaaaattaaaaatacaatTGGTAGTTGTATTACCAATTAGAAATACAATTGGTAATACAATTTCGACCTGTACCTACATGTGCATATCTAGTGCTTCATCCTATCATATGTGCTCACATCTACATATATATACTTTCACATATTTTAGTTTCTAATTGGGTTTGGATACCAAGCTAGTTGATCACTTTAATCCAACTTATGGTATGTTTCACTGATCTAGTTTATGTTTAATCCATGCAAACATAAACATTTACAATTAATGCTTAGGACATAAACAAGTCATACTTTGTTCATGCTAGAATTTTCCTGGAGCTAAGGAGTTATTTCTTATCTATTAACTAAGGCAATCTAGATTCACTATATGCCTAATAAAAGCTAGTACAATTTTCACAACATAGCTCAAATGAAAGAAGGGGAATGatcattatgaggagtttattgATTATTTTCCATTTTGAAGATGTTTATTATACAAACTTGCACTTCATTTATTTTGGATCTCCCTCCCTCACGTACATCTCTTTTACTATCAACTCAAAGAGTAAAGCATTGTTTACATGGAAAATAGGAAATTCTAATGAGTAATGGATTCTAATtaatataatcaataaaattaaactaaagttATTATAAATTTGTATAATAAATGTTAATCCTACTGATAATTAGTAAGTAGCTATATAGTGTTTGAATTTATCACATAAATGGTAgagttgagttttgattttagattataatttaaaaaaaaaattaaaaatagattggAGTCTCTCAATGAAAACACAAGACGGCATAAGAAAAACAAGgaaatctttacttttatctTTGCTTGTCTCATTCTTTAAATATCCTTGTGATTCCTAATGGCTACAAGGAAATCTTGATCATTCTCTTAAAGATAATAGAGGGGTAAACAAATTAACCAAAGTGGGAAATAAGTTTACTTACATTATGACATTACCTTTCCTTTCATCTCTTCAAGGCAAGCTTCAACTTTGCACAAAACCCAATAAATATTAGAAGATCACTTCAACATAAACAATGGAGTTTCATAGCTAGAAGaagtaagaaaataaaataagattaaccaaataaatctagAGATATGGTCTTAATACATGGTTATCATAATAGATCAAAGACTTAGATAGCAAAAAAATCCTTATGTAATCAAAAATACATGTATCAAATGTTTATAACATAATAAAATTATTGACACGTATATAACTAAATTGCATAGATTAGTAATAGACAgatcaaaaatataaaacatggcataaaatgCAAAGTAGCAAGgtaaagtaaaaatttaaaagaaactaTAACAATAagtgtaaaaaaaaatctaatataaaaCTTACAATAATTTAACTAAGATTCACCACCATCGCCATCATCATGATCACCATCGTCACCGTCACCGGGAGGATTCTCACTTGGAGCAGAAATTAACTTGAAATGTCGTAAAATCAATTCTTGATTTTGGCGCATTTGTCTCATTTCTTCATCCCTTTCATTTAAAATATCCTTCAACTGTGAAACCTCTTCAGTCAAGTGGGTCATCTGCTGGGTctgtgaggaggaggaagaaatacGGCCAACTCTATGGATTCTGCTCAAAGAACCCATTCCAAATATCTTTCCTCCTTTTTTTGATCCTCCACTCGCTTGTAGCCATAAATTTAAATCAGTACCAACAGATGGCTCAGACCCCTCCATATCTGCACTAGTAGAACCAGAACATCTTTGTGCTACCTCTAGTTCATCATATTTCTCCTGtattgtaataaaaaataaattataattataataacatTAAGTTATTATAGTGGGTACATTAATAATAGAATCTAAGGTATAAATTTAGATCAAAAATTTATTCAAACCTTGATTGCTCTAGCTCTGTCCCCGCtccaagtcttatcttttttCTGAAAGGTGCGGGTGAAAGTTTCTATAAATGTAGGCTCCTTTCCTAATTCTTTGGACTAAAAAAGATGATTAAAGAAAATCAAATAGTGTCAAATAGAGTAAGAAAATAATAGGAGTGTTAAGAAATTACCAATCTGCGTCTATGCTCATCAATATTGATAGATCCTCCCGCATATGTAGCAGACATGTCTCCAGAATTAAAAGATTGATTAGTTTTATTCTGGTGACTTCTTGTTTTAAACTCCTCACTTTCCCAATAATTGGTAATCTTTATCCAGTTTTCCTCAGTAATGAATGGTGGTTTTTTCCCCTTTGATTTCGCATGATTGAGTACATGACgaatgtgatcgccacatttttTCATGAAAATCCTTCTTATTTCCATGTCATCATTCATGTCCCAAGTGAATGATCGctgtaatagaaaaaaaataattatttatatgtttactttcatttaagatataaaataaaTGAGATACCTTAAATTCACTCCACCATAACTCTCTAGTCGGTGCTGGAGTGCTAGTATAACTCATCGAGTCCCCTCTCCAATGGTTATTCACGATTCTATTAATCTCGTGAATAACATGGACAGAATTATCGAAcctattataatttataaaaaaagcaTGTTAAAGAATTATGGaagttgataaaataaaatattttaattttacttacGAATCTCCACAAGGGGCTATAGACTCTCGAGTGTCTGGCCTCTCTGCAATCGAATGTCGGGAAGGAATGGAAGAGGCTGCTGGGGACTCGATCGGTGAAGGTACAgcagaaggggaaggggaaggcgATGGTGCACAGGAAGGTATTGTTGAAGGTGTATGCGACGGTCCTGCAGTGTCAGCTTGATTAGGTGTGGGTGTAGATACAGTGTCTGTAGGTGGTGTATGGTGAGCGCCCCGTCTACGACCACCTCGTCGAAAGAGATTCTGAATATtcaaacaaataataaatttaatacaaATTTGTTTCATAATAAATAATATGAAACCAAAGAACTTACCATATTTGCTAAGAAAAAAGTGAATCCACGAACTCCCGAGAAGACGATAAGATGTAACTTGTAATTATCTATAAAAAATATAGAGTATTAACAAATAAGATATATAACTTTAAAAATGAAACAGTTTTGTATATATTTGAGACAAATAAACTAATTGAGCTATGAGTTATGggaattacaaattaaaaataaatttattcttAATAAAGCAGTAtaatatatgaaaataaaatataaaaacttaCTCATTATAAAAACTCAAAGTCTTCAtcatcatcctcctcctcctcctcctcctcgtccgcatcttcctcctcctcctcctcctcctcctcctcatcatcatcatcaatttcagtTGTATCCACATTTATCACTATTCCGGTAggatcttgtaacgttggaataatatattcttcTATATGAAATGTATTAgtaacttcctcttgttgataagCAATGTCCTCCCAATGTTCCTCAATTTTTTTCCGTGCCTTCGTTTTACACACAGCCCACCAATCAATTTTGTCACGTTTCAAACTAGGATATGAAgcatagaatacttgaattgcttgttgtgccaaaacaaatggttcatattttttataaaatcttttatgatttacttcaaccaaattatattgtggatgcaccttcatccctctgatagggtcaaaccagcgacacTTGAATAGAATAACTCGCATTTCTGGGCCAGGGTATGCtacctctataatttcatccaataAGCCATAGAAATCATTTCTTGCATCTCCATCATTTGATGACTTAACACAAACTCCACTATTCATCGTACTCTTTCCCATTCCATATTCTtgaatatgaaaattatatccatttatgaaatacaTTGGCCATGTGCGTATCATTGCTTTCGGACCCCATGCTAGATGGATAAGCAATTCTTGCTCAATCTGAGTTTGATTATCATGAACCTAAATTCAAATTTGACAATTATTACAAGCATTcatattaaattcaaatttaaattgacTACTTACAAATGATTTGAACCATGATGCAAATTCTTCTTCGCATAAGCGATCAAACTCTTGTGGTGATAAGCCAgaatataaattttcaaaaatcctacgataaaaaagttaaattataacactAAAAGTTGcgacataagaaaaaaaaattacaaatataTACTAACTCATAATGTGacgatacttctggacaattcaGTAAAATATATGTATGAGCTGCCCGCCATTCTTGACCAGTAAGTATCTCTCCTTACATGttccacttggtcgaccaagatagttaaaaattgagaatgagtTTATATTGGGATCAATTGGACCTTCATCATTTCTTCCTGGTCTCTGTCGTTTGCTTTGAACATGAGGCTCAAAATAATATGAAGCAAAAGTTGTTACCTCCTCCACAatatatgcattaacaatagatgcttcaacatgtgccttatttttgatttttttcttcaaatgatataagaatctgattgcaataaaataaattatattagattaattttataataaaatgagTATATTTTGATACATTCAATTTGTCGGAATATAGCAGATGAAAattttacctttcaaatggatacatccatcgaaaATGGACAGGTCCTCCAACTCTagcctcatatggcaagtgaaccaaaagatgttccatggaatcaaaaaatgagggtggaaatatcctttccaaattaCATAAAATAATTGGAATGTCTCTCTCTAACGTCTCCATGTGTGAGTGTCTCAAAACAGTTGAGCAAATATCGTGTAGAAaaatacttaactctgtaattgtACCCCATACAAAATTTGGTAATACTTCTTTAAAAGCAATAGGAATAAGCCTTTGCATAAAtatatgacagtcatgacttttcataccaatCAATTTGTATTCTGTCATatcaacacatcttccaagattagaaaCGAAACcgtctggaaattttaaaaatttcagcCATTCACAAACAACACGTCTTTGATCTTTATTCAATGTATAAACTGCTTTTGGCTTTGGCcccctactattttcatcgacatcaagagtgggtcttttacaaATCAATCGCATATCTTTTCTAGCATTGAGATTGTCTTTGGTTTTCCCATTGATATCCATCActgtatttatcagattatcaaaaacattcttcttAATATGCATTACATCAAGATTATGATGTATTAAATGACTATACCAATATGGCAAATCCCAAAAAATACTCCGTTTtgtccatttatgtgtacttccataatcatatgttgtaccatgtgGGTCTTCAATAACAGATGAAAAGTGTagcactctgtaccaaatatcttgacctATCAATCTTATTGGAGGAGgtgttctttcaattctattccTAGTAAATTCATCTTTATTCCTTCTGAACTTATGATTTAGTGGTAAAAAttgtctatgacaatcaaaataactcggcttcttcccatgtttcaatctgattgattttgatctctccatacatattgggcatcctaagatcccagcagtactccaacctgatagataccataagctggaaagtcatttatggtccaaagaagagcagctTTCATTATAAACATCTGATTAGTATGCACATCGTATGTAGGAGAACCTTCATCCCATAATTGTTTCAATTCTGCAATCAAAGGTTGCAAATAAACATCTATTAACTTCTTCGGATTTTGCGGCCCaggtacaaccaatgttaaaaacatataaggtgttttcatgcacatcccaggaGGAAGATTATACGGAGTTAAAATAACTGGCCAACATGAATAATTTTTCCCTGATTTGCCAAATGGAGCAAATCCATCTGCACAAAGACCTAATCTAATATTTCGAGTCTCCTTTGCAAATTccggatatgttctatcaaaatttgtCCACGcctctgcatctgatggatgacacattagtcCATCTTTTGTTTGATGATTTGCATGCCACGTCATATATTCAGCAGTTGTCTTTGATGCATAAagtctttgtaacctaggagttaaaggcaaataaaacaattgactgtatgatttacgtcgttgttgacttcttctgatgatcttgtacctatcttgattacagaatttacaaacatctgcatctgcatcatctccccaatataacatacaaccatctctgcatACATCAATTCTTTCCACTGGAAGACCTAATTCTTTAATAAGTTTTTTCATATTGTAAAAATCATTAGGCAATATATTATCACGCGGCAATGCCTCTTCAAAAGTTTGAACAAACCTATTACAACAATATTCTTACACATTACACTCAGCCTTGACATTCAACAGTTTTGCAGTGAGAGATAATTTGGTGTGAGTGTTACAACCAGCCCATAATGGTTCATCAGCAGCACTCAACACTTCTTGAAATTTAGTATATGTTTCATTAACACCTGGTACTTCTGCCTCCTCCAAAGGTGATGTATAAGTAGTAAACATTGtagggatcgttcgtactcggctagagagggggggtgtgaatagccgcccccaaattcgctttctttctacaaatcgagttagcacagcggaaaacacaaagaaacgaaagagaagaaaaccaaaccttaacacaaggatgtaacgaggttcggagattagggctcctactcctcggcgtgtccgtaaggtggacgagtccagtcaatccgtcggtggatgagcccccgaaaaaccggctaatagatactccttgtgggtggagaaacctcgccacaataactcgcaacagcaagatagaatacaagaaatacaagaagtaaatacaatgaatgtaacaatacaagcttgccttcttgtcgtcgactgaagtcctggaagcaacaacttcacggacgaatgccaacaagcaactcagccaggggcttcggaagtgagctcaacaaagctcatcGAATCTCAAACTTCAGCAatagaacagaagttctaagaaggaaaagaaagagagagctCTCaccgaagatgccctcgtctccttataccgcgaagaagaaacaatgaagaaactagccgcgtcacaacggctagaacctgatcgatgcgtggaccgatcagtatccTGATCGGTGCGGATCGGAAGAAGCTTCGCTTTtcgtcccgatcggtccatggaccgatcaggaatctgatcggtccgcatcgatcgaatctgatcgatgcggaccgatcgaagAAGCTTCGCttgtcccgatcggtccatggaccgatcagaactccgatcggtccaccgatcgacttctgatcggtccgggaccgatcgggcttgatcggtcccgcaccgatcgccTCTGCGCCCGCCTCGCTCGGCTTCGATCGACTCACGATCGGTCACCGCCGATCGAGTTATCACATGAGGCTATCGATgtacgatcggtcaccgaccgatcggaaTATTCGAGTAtccgatcgatcaccggatcgatctagttcatggttttcgcccaaaccaagtccaaaccaacatccggtcaatcttgacttgttggtacttcattcctagcatctggtcactcccttgacctgctagaattctccgccaagtgtccggtcaatccctttgacctacttggactttcctcaacaccagatgtccgatcatccctgatccatcaggattttcccttgcctggcttcactcacccggactttcacctggcttcactcaccaggatttccacactgcctaacatcccagttaggactttttcactgcctggcttcactcaccaggactttccaactgcctaacgtcccagttaggactttcccactgcctggcttcactcaccaggactttccacactgcctagcatcccagttaggactttcccactgcctggcttcactcaccaggactttccacactgcctagcatcccagttaggactttcccactgcctggcttcactcaccaggactttccacactgcctaacatcccagttaggactttccctcgtgccaagctccctgcttggacttt is a window encoding:
- the LOC121982806 gene encoding uncharacterized protein LOC121982806 gives rise to the protein MFTTYTSPLEEAEVPGVNETYTKFQEVLSAADEPLWAGCNTHTKLSLTAKLLNVKAEYNYKLHLIVFSGVRGFTFFLANMNLFRRGGRRRGAHHTPPTDTVSTPTPNQADTAGPSHTPSTIPSCAPSPSPSPSAVPSPIESPAASSIPSRHSIAERPDTRESIAPCGDSFDNSVHVIHEINRIVNNHWRGDSMSYTSTPAPTRELWWSEFKRSFTWDMNDDMEIRRIFMKKCGDHIRHVLNHAKSKGKKPPFITEENWIKITNYWESEEFKTRSHQNKTNQSFNSGDMSATYAGGSINIDEHRRRLSKELGKEPTFIETFTRTFQKKDKTWSGDRARAIKEKYDELEVAQRCSGSTSADMEGSEPSVGTDLNLWLQASGGSKKGGKIFGMGSLSRIHRVGRISSSSSQTQQMTHLTEEVSQLKDILNERDEEMRQMRQNQELILRHFKLISAPSENPPGDGDDGDHDDGDGGES